The following proteins are encoded in a genomic region of Thiomicrospira sp. R3:
- a CDS encoding tetratricopeptide repeat protein — translation MKNNQRWIMLPLIASLFGCTHLTNRTDAMTVESVAVSQVKLEPALMFELMLGEMLAERGDTFSAYNLLFPIAQKTGDVRLAERSFQLAMSAGFAQGIEQSAELWRSLDPMQASAWRVGYLMALRHDDLEAALDYWASYRKVSDLDLADDLRSASAQAIQATKPETAIAFFQALTRSYPDEWVAGFALGYVANHYNQPLIAVETLEDVATRLEAPVEVYFALSNLYVEQGLTERGLEFLATFIRQNPEQWMMQERYARLEVKAEQYLSAKARYQRIVEANPRAFTSLLSLALLQLELGELDAAEIGFRTLVNVEGYKDISYYYLGIISQNTENLNQAKRYLEQVSHPDYYLDANLMIAQLLVRLEGLHQGIDHLQALKPVGQEEQVKILRAQGIFHSQFDLWEQALLFYQQALDIKPDDLAISFAMAMALYELEMHDEYERLVTDLVKRYPNEPDALNALGYFYVEQNIKLDEAEVLLERALAIDPNRYYILDSRGWLEYQRGNYVEAEQYLQRAWSLSKDDEVLIHLIKVKWAQGKQQQAQSLWNEYAPIFPTNETLQRLINDLANP, via the coding sequence GTGAAAAATAATCAAAGATGGATAATGTTGCCGCTTATTGCCAGTTTATTTGGTTGTACGCATTTAACAAATCGCACTGATGCGATGACGGTTGAAAGTGTAGCTGTTTCCCAGGTCAAGTTAGAGCCTGCGTTGATGTTTGAACTCATGCTGGGTGAAATGCTGGCTGAGCGAGGTGATACATTTAGCGCGTACAATCTCTTGTTCCCCATTGCACAAAAAACAGGGGATGTTCGGCTGGCAGAGCGGAGTTTTCAACTAGCCATGTCAGCCGGTTTTGCTCAGGGTATTGAGCAGAGTGCTGAATTATGGCGTTCACTTGACCCTATGCAGGCTTCTGCGTGGCGTGTTGGTTACTTAATGGCCTTACGTCATGATGATCTTGAGGCGGCACTAGATTATTGGGCGTCTTATCGTAAGGTGTCTGATCTTGATTTAGCCGATGATTTAAGGAGTGCGTCTGCTCAAGCGATTCAGGCGACAAAGCCCGAAACGGCTATTGCTTTTTTCCAGGCTTTGACACGGAGTTACCCAGATGAGTGGGTTGCTGGATTTGCCTTGGGATATGTTGCCAATCATTACAATCAGCCATTAATAGCTGTGGAGACCTTGGAGGATGTGGCCACGCGTCTTGAAGCACCGGTTGAAGTGTATTTTGCGCTTTCCAATTTATATGTTGAACAGGGTTTAACTGAACGTGGGCTTGAGTTTTTGGCCACGTTCATTCGCCAGAATCCAGAGCAATGGATGATGCAAGAGCGTTATGCGCGTTTAGAGGTAAAAGCTGAGCAATATCTTAGCGCCAAGGCGCGTTATCAGCGTATAGTTGAAGCTAATCCACGCGCTTTTACATCCTTGTTATCCTTAGCCCTGTTGCAATTAGAGCTGGGGGAGTTAGATGCAGCTGAAATAGGTTTTAGAACGCTTGTTAACGTTGAAGGTTACAAAGATATCAGTTATTACTATCTTGGAATTATTTCGCAGAATACTGAAAATTTAAACCAGGCCAAGCGCTATTTGGAGCAAGTATCTCATCCCGATTATTATCTTGATGCAAACCTAATGATTGCTCAACTTCTAGTCAGGCTGGAAGGGTTGCACCAAGGCATTGATCATCTTCAGGCGTTAAAACCAGTTGGTCAAGAAGAGCAAGTCAAAATCCTACGCGCTCAGGGTATTTTTCATAGTCAATTTGACCTTTGGGAGCAGGCCTTGTTGTTTTATCAGCAAGCATTAGATATTAAGCCTGATGATTTAGCGATTAGCTTTGCGATGGCGATGGCACTGTATGAGCTAGAAATGCATGATGAGTATGAGCGTCTTGTAACGGATTTGGTTAAGCGTTATCCAAATGAGCCTGATGCACTAAATGCATTAGGCTATTTTTATGTTGAGCAAAATATTAAGTTGGATGAAGCTGAAGTTTTACTAGAGAGAGCACTGGCTATTGATCCTAATCGTTATTATATTTTAGATAGTCGAGGATGGTTAGAATACCAGCGTGGTAATTATGTTGAGGCAGAGCAATATTTACAGCGTGCATGGTCCTTAAGTAAGGATGACGAAGTTTTGATTCATCTGATTAAAGTAAAATGGGCTCAGGGTAAACAGCAGCAAGCACAAAGTTTGTGGAATGAGTATGCGCCGATATTTCCAACCAATGAGACGTTGCAACGTTTAATCAACGACTTAGCGAATCCTTAA